The Papilio machaon chromosome 25, ilPapMach1.1, whole genome shotgun sequence genome contains a region encoding:
- the LOC106721083 gene encoding trichohyalin-like produces MVGPAKHKSKQCPVYFGHPFQFWNVRQHFDLASSINIDAMKKLSDTRREKLKLLLQEEEQSLLQELLMKQSMKDCDYCKERENKIKKYEEEIETEKMIACKRALERDKIANGIMCTRKDNIQLRAMQKLQMEEKYNMEIEAEKLKNIWHQVLINDIKTKEEKERREEMRIKDEMRERRKAYDEQISSANRERRETLQKEREEENKRLEKIKQKMEQDYYNAMKQKKEQQMTNRLNFIKGHELKILRLKNEKNREMEIDLNHIKIAEEELQKEKEIKRRQMRNLQQQSSIFVDYHYRERNMAAELEQQTDRILHEIKTFEDKRKEEHKKLEDETRKHKKEIALQEYRQHLENVNKQNIEAKLERKKQMKSVKRTAYSELQKKLNSANEELRKQLEYRHGLTEQIKNNHIVLENELKDTEQKQKPFTKKPITFRDAMRTRVNVSKEESTTNPVHPFRKVIQNHQKYSQSLPQIIR; encoded by the exons ATGGTTGGCCCCGCGAAACACAAATCCAAACAGTGTCCCGTTTACTTTGGCCATCCATTTCAGTTTTGGAAT GTACGACAACATTTTGACTTGGCATCTTCTATAAATATTGACGCTATGAAAAAGTTATCAGATACG AGAAGAGAAAAGCTCAAACTACTATTACAAGAAGAAGAACAAAGTTTGTTACAAGAACTATTAATGAAACAATCTATGAAAGATTGTGATTATTGTAAagaaagagaaaataaaataaagaaatacgaAGAAGAGATAGAAACGGAGAAGATGATTGCATGCAAAAGGGCGTTAGAAAGAGACAAAAT tgcAAATGGTATTATGTGCACTCGAAAAGACAATATACAATTGAGAGCAATGCAGAAGTTACAAATGGAAGAGAAGTACAATATGGAAATAGAAGCAGAAAAACTCAAAAACATTTGGCACCAAGTTCTGATTAATGACATAAAAACAAAG GAAGAGAAAGAAAGGAGAGAAGAAATGCGAATAAAAGATGAAATGCGTGAACGCAGAAAAGCATACGATGAACAGATATCTAGTGCGAATAGAGAGCGACGGGAAACATTGCAGAAGGAAAGAGAAGAGGAAAACAAAAGATTAGAGAAGATAAAGCAGAAAATGGAACAGGACTACTATAATG ctatgaaacaaaagaaagaaCAACAAATGACAAACagattgaattttataaaaggccacgagttaaaaatattacgattaaaaaatgaaaagaataGAGAAATGGAGATTGacttaaatcatataaaaatagcaGAAGAAGAGTTACAAAAAGAGAAGGAGATTAAAAGGAGACAGATG agAAATTTACAACAACAAAGTTCAATATTCGTCGACTACCATTATCGAGAAAGAAATATGGCGGCGGAATTAGAACAACAAACTGATAGGATtctacatgaaataaaaacatttgaagataaaagaaaagaagaaCATAAGAAACTAGAAGATGAAACaaggaaacataaaaaagaa ATAGCTCTTCAAGAATACAGGCAACATTTGGAAAACgtgaataaacaaaatatcgaAGCGAAATTAGAAaggaaaaaacaaatgaaaagtgTTAAAAGAACAGCGTATTCTGAATTacagaagaaattaaatagtGCGAATGAagaattaagaaaacaattaGAATATAGACATGGTTTAACggaacagataaaaaataatcacattGTTTTG GAAAATGAACTAAAGGACAcagaacaaaaacaaaagccgTTTACGAAGAAACCCATCACATTCAGAGATGCCATGAGGACCAGAGTAAATGTTTCGAAGGAAGAAAG caCCACTAACCCGGTTCATCCATTTAGAAAAGTGATTCAAAATCATCAAAAATACAGCCAATCACTGCCgcaaataataagataa